One window of the Anopheles cruzii chromosome 2, idAnoCruzAS_RS32_06, whole genome shotgun sequence genome contains the following:
- the LOC128268863 gene encoding uncharacterized protein LOC128268863, with product MGKVLILVALMVVASVSARFDRVAIGARLRRGAPMRCCNDGFDTSEVHAKFEELRDGCMKDLALDGVPHEELVKSRENLNCITECIAKKEGIADENGALLHSDLAEAVREHMSSIEWKVPLVDGFVKQCFDTVDVAHADFQPSDEAKCNPEGFEFVFCLWRQFALTCPEEFRDGSEKCVELREKLTNDETADAFHNDVHEAE from the exons ATGGGAAAAGTTCTGATTTTGGTCGCCTTAATGGTGGTTGCATCTGTCAGTGCCCGATTCGATCGAGTCGCGATCGGTGCTCGTCTGCGTCGTGGAGCTCCCATGCGCTGTTGCAACGATGGGTTCGACACTTCCGAAGTCCACGCCAAGTTTGAGGAGCTCCGCGATGGTTGCATGAAGGATTTAGCCCTGGACGGAGTGCCCC ACGAGGAGCTCGTCAAGAGCCGTGAAAATCTGAACTGCATCACCGAGTGCATCGCGAAGAAGGAGGGCATTGCCGATGAAAACGGTGCACTTTTGCACAGCGATTTGGCCGAAGCGGTGCGGGAGCATATGAGCTCGATCGAGTGGAAAGTACCGCTGGTGGATGGGTTCGTCAAACAGTGCTTCGATACGGTCGACGTAGCGCACGCTGACTTCCAGCCCAGCGACGAGGCCAAGTGCAATCCGGAGGGTTTCGAGTTCGTGTTTTGCCTTTGGCGCCAGTTTGCCCTGACCTGCCCGGAGGAGTTCCGCGATGGGTCGGAAAAGTGCGTCGAGTTGCGTGAAAAGCTCACGAACGACGAAACTGCCGACGCTTTCCACAACGACGTCCACGAAGCTGAGTAG
- the LOC128269463 gene encoding uncharacterized protein LOC128269463 gives MLKLVLFVGLVGLAVAYDFQDPYYNQILLEDMLDASDDSVSFGRFRRSAGDSLDEKCSRRSHKCCNDDNVENVDKIKELKRQCFAEQRLKRKEEREKAVVDMFSCERVNKTRKDVNCAMECVGRKKNILADDGSLLEDKVLQFAKTEIAPEEWLAPLVAGFVDTCVKEVKEKNVKSPREPGQCNPEASTFGYCMWRQISMACPKEKQIASKRCDRIRDKLANKESLHYLQAVEAVEDV, from the exons ATGCTGAAGTTGGTGTTGTTCGTCGGACTTGTTGGCCTCGCTGTGGCCTACGACTTCCAGGACCCGTACTACA ATCAGATACTTTTGGAAGACATGCTGGACGCGTCCGACGATAGCGTCAGTTTCGGACGGTTCCGTCGATCCGCCGGGGACTCGCTGGATGAAAAGTGCTCGCGACGCAGCCATAAGTGCTGCAACGACGACAACGTGGAAAATGTGGACAAGATCAAGGAACTGAAGCGGCAGTGCTTCGCCGAGCAACGCCTGAAGAGGAAAGAGGAACGTGAAAAGG CGGTCGTCGATATGTTCTCCTGCGAGCGGGTCAACAAGACACGAAAGGACGTAAACTGTGCCATGGAATGTGTAGGTCGCAAGAAGAACATCTTAGCCGACGACGGATCGCTGCTCGAGGACAAGGTGCTCCAGTTTGCCAAAACCGAGATCGCCCCGGAGGAGTGGCTGGCTCCCTTGGTGGCcggtttcgttgacacgtgCGTCAAGGAGGTCAAGGAGAAGAACGTCAAAAGCCCGCGAGAACCCGGACAGTGCAACCCGGAAGCGTCCACCTTCGGCTACTGCATGTGGCGCCAGATATCGATGGCGTGCCCGAAGGAGAAGCAAATCGCAAGCAAACGATGCGATCGTATCCGGGACAAGTTGGCCAACAAGGAGTCGCTGCACTACCTCCAGGCGGTCGAAGCGGTTGAAGATGTGTAA
- the LOC128269322 gene encoding glutactin-like: protein MTSDVCNNPSKTTTGNVRTPAGAIVARLGFTAKSCYSTDTPHPIVDLPGLGKLKGSYTKGAWTGVPIQQYLNVRYAEPPVGQNRFKAPVPVKPWDGIQDVSVRGRAAPNYNDIKKIPEDQRTVELEDCISLCVYTKDTAAKRPVAIYIHGGGFYCGGAAQHPPEYLLEKDIVLVVPQYRLGPLGFLCTNTENIPGNAGVADVLLAFEWVQKYITHFGGDPMQVTAVGQSAGAGLLSALMFSPAHKESHFQQVILQSSVSFGTWQFDHHSERNTRDIARRAGCDPKVPLEQLDQFLLEQDTNTLLKAYMQHFWQGLTRGVDQIGGRLVIGGPSQIFPVNPYQVMKAGGGRQNIPMLIGVVKDEGTFALVDMFTVLTVLNLLDKKEFLRFDLTEEIQRIFGTVEPTCSLTPLAIKSLFDLCGMSLIKSSVLRTAQYNSRHTLNRTFVYTFDYEGQHTRFGYDQDISRVPFDGGVHHSNDLLYLFPYPPSAAELNERDTSMAKSMVDLWTSFIIDGIPHLGSNKRCWNDGDGVGGSK from the exons ATGACCTCAGACGTGTGCAATAATCCGTCGAAGACAACGACCGGCAATGTCAGG ACACCAGCCGGTGCGATCGTGGCTAGGCTGGGCTTTACGGCCAAGAGCTGCTACTCCACCGACACACCACATCCGATCGTCGACCTGCCGGGTTTGGGTAAGCTGAAAGGTTCGTACACTAAAGGCGCCTGGACCGGTGTTCCGATTCAGCAGTACTTGAACGTTCGCTACGCTGAGCCTCCGGTCGGTCAGAATCGTTTCAAGGCACCGGTTCCCGTTAAGCCGTGGGACGGCATTCAGGATGTATCGGTACGTGGCCGGGCGGCTCCAAATTACAACGACATTAAGAAAATTCCCGAAGACCAACGCACCGTGGAGCTGGAAGATTGCATTAGTTTGTGCGTTTATACGAAAGACACCGCTGCTAAGCGGCCGGTTGCAATCTACATCCATGGCGGTGGGTTCTACTGTGGAGGCGCCGCGCAACATCCACCCGAGTATCTGCTCGAGAAGGACATCGTTCTCGTGGTGCCGCAGTATCGGTTAGGACCGCTCGGTTTTCTGTGCACAAACACCGAAAATATCCCGGGAAACGCGGGCGTCGCCGACGTACTGTTGGCGTTCGAGTGGGTTCAGAAGTACATCACACACTTCGGTGGCGATCCGATGCAAGTGACGGCCGTCGGACAGTCGGCAGGGGCCGGACTTTTATCGGCCCTAATGTTCAGCCCTGCCCACAAGGAGTCTCACTTCCAGCAAGTGATCCTACAGTCGAGCGTCTCCTTTGGAACCTGGCAGTTCGATCATCACTCCGAGCGCAACACCCGGGACATCGCGCGGCGGGCCGGATGTGATCCAAAGGTACCGCTCGAGCAGCTGGATCAGTTTCTACTCGAGCAGGACACCAACACGCTGCTGAAAGCCTACATGCAGCACTTT TGGCAGGGACTGACCAGAGGTGTCGACCAAATTGGAGGCCGCCTGGTGATCGGTGGCCCGTCGCAAATCTTTCCCGTCAACCCGTACCAGGTGATGAAGGCCGGTGGCGGGAGGCAAAATATCCCCATGCTAATCGGGGTAGTCAAAGATGAGGGAACGTTCGCACTGGTTGATATGTTCACTGTCCTTACGGTACTCAATTTACTGGACAAGAAGGAATTTCTGCGCTTCGATCTAACGGAGGAAATTCAACGGATTTTCGGCACGGTCGAGCCAACCTGCTCCCTTACGCCGTTGGCCATTAAAAGCTTGTTCGAT CTTTGCGGAATGAGCTTGATCAAGTCCAGTGTGCTGCGTACCGCGCAGTACAATAGTAGACACACGCTCAATCGTACCTTCGTCTACACGTTCGACTACGAAGGGCAACACACGCGATTCGGATACGATCAAGACATTAGCCGCGTTCCGTTCGATGGTGGAGTTCATCATAGCAACGATCTGCTGTATCTGTTCCCGTATCCACCCAGTGCGGCCGAACTGAACGAACGCGACACGAGCATGGCGAAAAGTATGGTCGACCTCTGGACGTCGTTCATTATCGATGGCATTCC GCACTTAGGCTCAAACAAAAGATGCTggaacgacggcgacggcgttggTGGCAGTAAATGA
- the LOC128269325 gene encoding ras-related protein Rab6, protein MDAGLLVEFDEWGFRATIGIDFLSKTMYLEDRTVRLQLWDTAGQERFRSLIPSYIRDSTVAVVVYDITNANSFHQTSKWIDDVRTERGSDVIIMLVGNKTDLSDKRQVSTEEGERKAKELNVMFIETSAKAGYNVKQLFRRVAAALPGMDSTENKPPEDMQEVVLKDSPNETKDPEGGCAC, encoded by the exons ATGGATGCTGGACTGTTGGTCGAGTTCGACGAGTGGGGCTTTCGA GCCACCATCGGTATAGACTTCCTCTCGAAAACGATGTATCTAGAGGATCGGACAGTCAGATTACAGCTGTGGGACACTGCCGGCCAGGAGCGGTTCCGCTCGCTGATACCATCCTACATTCGTGATTCAACCGTAGCCGTAGTTGTGTACGACATTACAA ATGCGAATTCCTTTCACCAAACCTCCAAATGGATCGACGACGTGCGAACGGAGCGTGGCAGCGACGTAATCATAATGCTGGTGGGCAACAAAACCGATCTCTCCGACAAGCGCCAGGTGTCGACGGAGGAGGGTGAACGGAAAGCAAAAGAACTGAACGTGATGTTTATCGAAACTAGCGCGAAAGCCGGTTACAACGTCAAACAG CTTTTCCGAAGggtggccgccgccctgcCCGGCATGGACTCGACCGAGAACAAACCGCCGGAAGACA TGCAAGAGGTCGTGCTGAAAGATTcgccaaacgaaacgaaagaccCGGAAGGTGGCTGTGCAtgctga
- the LOC128267981 gene encoding checkpoint protein HUS1, whose protein sequence is MKFRAVVSEDALVKGFLQVVSTLSKADKQLIINVQPTKMILQIEPAACEGQYVWCEMVQGRFFSEFAMDGIDATHNQIYMVAQASSFVRALSFARHSTVRYLKVKLIKTAATPCLSFEMAGDIDSNQDVIYPKVEHSLPVTIMPRSEWQQFQLPHTLKYDISIELPTIKSLRALLEKKKNLAPTIALYATMNGELSLVVETDVVTVASHYRDLELSPRCARVRQESTKMSEANCRVDSRKLAALFETIYISGAVMTASIRHEQALIISFDMMQACVLNFILPAMNFD, encoded by the coding sequence ATGAAATTCCGTGCCGTAGTTTCCGAAGACGCGCTCGTGAAGGGGTTTCTGCAAGTCGTCAGCACACTGTCGAAGGCGGACAAACAATTAATAATTAACGTGCAGCCGACCAAGATGATACTGCAGATCGAACCGGCGGCGTGCGAAGGCCAGTACGTGTGGTGCGAAATGGTCCAGGGCCGGTTCTTTTCCGAGTTCGCCATGGACGGGATCGACGCAACACACAACCAGATTTACATGGTTGCCCAGGCAAGCAGCTTCGTGCGGGCGCTTTCGTTCGCCCGTCACAGCACCGTGCGTTACCTGAAGGTGAAGCTGATTAAAACGGCCGCCACGCCGTGTCTATCGTTTGAAATGGCCGGCGATATCGACAGCAATCAGGACGTCATATACCCGAAAGTGGAGCACTCGTTACCGGTGACGATTATGCCACGCAGCGAGTGGCAACAGTTCCAACTGCCGCATACGCTTAAGTACGACATCTCGATTGAACTTCCCACGATTAAGTCACTGCGCGCTCtgctggagaagaagaaaaatctcGCGCCCACCATCGCGCTGTACGCCACGATGAACGGCGAGTtgtcgctggtggtggagaCGGATGTGGTAACCGTGGCCAGTCATTACCGCGACCTTGAACTCAGCCCACGCTGTGCGAGGGTTAGGCAGGAGTCGACCAAAATGTCGGAAGCCAACTGCCGAGTAGACTCGCGAAAACTGGCCGCCCTGTTCGAGACGATCTACATATCCGGTGCGGTCATGACGGCGAGCATTCGCCACGAGCAAGCGCTCATTATTAGCTTCGATATGATGCAGGCCTGTGTCCTTAACTTCATACTGCCAGCAATGAATTTCGATTAA